The following proteins are co-located in the Pirellulales bacterium genome:
- the rpmG gene encoding 50S ribosomal protein L33, with protein sequence MAKSKKKVETVFLVCEETGDYNYVLRRKPGGEKLKLSKYCPRLRKHTMHLEKKK encoded by the coding sequence ATGGCCAAGTCGAAAAAGAAAGTCGAAACCGTGTTCCTCGTTTGCGAGGAGACCGGCGATTACAACTACGTGCTGCGCCGCAAGCCGGGGGGCGAAAAGCTCAAGCTGAGCAAGTACTGCCCGCGCCTCCGCAAGCACACCATGCACCTCGAAAAGAAGAAATAA
- a CDS encoding serine/threonine protein kinase, giving the protein MPEHSASTSNHSPFDPTLDAPISARATEVSSLSPVAGPARHVALVEGSGPELGDELALILRTRLRAAALVLFLGSGMFLAYGLYSPAPAREASLLLTAFHVVLVLVLGSTALFLCARCPGRLNRLRWLELLVFGLTAAFFVVMQHEAFAHYAKTHQPMSLMAMMKAVITYWYALIFTYAIFIPNSPQRAAPVVGLMAAAPVVGTLLARQKFALVAEVADMNQMVEMVMMMVIAFIAAIYGIYKMGALRREAYEARQFGQYRLRERIGAGGMGEVFLAEHQMLKRPCAIKLIRPTQAGDPRALARFEREVRTAARLSHWNSIEIFDYGRAADGTFYYVMEYLPGLSLADLVRRHGPLAPERVVHLLTQTCDALTEAHAMGMIHRDIKPGNIFAAQRGGVYDVAKLLDFGLVRPVATTADLQLTLEGSITGSPLYMSPEQALDESPDGRSDIYSLGAVAYFLLTGRPPFEAAKPLQVLFAHAHQEPTGPAAMNGDVPDDLDRVVLRCLAKQPGDRYQTADELKRALEDCCCAGHWDSAAAAAWWQEQAGREPALAEV; this is encoded by the coding sequence ATGCCTGAGCACTCCGCCAGTACGAGCAACCACTCGCCGTTCGATCCCACCCTCGACGCGCCGATTTCGGCCCGTGCGACCGAGGTCAGTAGCCTGTCGCCTGTCGCGGGGCCGGCGCGGCACGTGGCCCTGGTGGAGGGGAGCGGGCCCGAACTGGGGGACGAGCTAGCGCTCATCTTGCGCACCCGGCTGCGAGCGGCCGCGTTGGTGCTGTTTCTTGGCTCGGGCATGTTCTTGGCCTATGGGCTTTATTCGCCGGCGCCTGCTCGCGAGGCAAGCCTGCTGTTGACCGCGTTTCACGTGGTGCTGGTGCTGGTGTTGGGTTCGACAGCGCTATTTTTGTGCGCTCGTTGCCCGGGGCGGCTCAACCGGCTGCGCTGGCTGGAACTGTTGGTGTTTGGGCTAACGGCGGCGTTTTTCGTGGTGATGCAGCACGAGGCGTTTGCGCACTACGCCAAGACGCATCAGCCGATGAGCCTGATGGCGATGATGAAGGCGGTGATCACGTACTGGTACGCGCTGATCTTCACGTATGCGATCTTCATTCCCAACTCGCCCCAGCGGGCGGCGCCGGTGGTGGGCCTGATGGCGGCGGCGCCAGTGGTGGGCACGCTATTGGCGCGGCAGAAGTTCGCGCTGGTGGCCGAAGTAGCCGACATGAACCAGATGGTCGAGATGGTCATGATGATGGTCATCGCGTTCATCGCGGCGATTTACGGCATCTACAAGATGGGCGCCTTGCGGCGCGAGGCATACGAAGCGCGGCAATTTGGCCAATATCGATTGCGCGAACGAATTGGCGCGGGGGGCATGGGCGAGGTGTTTTTGGCCGAACACCAAATGCTGAAACGCCCCTGCGCGATCAAGCTTATCCGACCGACCCAAGCGGGCGATCCGCGGGCGCTGGCGCGCTTCGAGCGCGAGGTGCGCACCGCCGCGCGATTGTCGCATTGGAACTCGATTGAGATTTTCGACTACGGCCGAGCCGCCGACGGCACTTTTTACTATGTGATGGAGTATCTGCCGGGCCTAAGCCTGGCCGACCTGGTGCGACGCCACGGCCCCTTGGCGCCCGAGCGAGTGGTGCATCTGTTAACGCAGACCTGCGACGCGCTGACCGAGGCGCACGCGATGGGGATGATTCACCGCGACATCAAGCCGGGCAACATCTTCGCGGCGCAACGGGGGGGCGTGTACGACGTGGCGAAGTTGCTCGACTTTGGCCTGGTGCGACCGGTCGCCACCACGGCCGACCTGCAACTGACACTGGAAGGATCGATCACCGGATCGCCGCTGTACATGTCGCCAGAGCAGGCGCTGGACGAATCGCCCGATGGACGAAGCGACATCTACTCGCTGGGCGCGGTGGCGTATTTTTTGTTGACGGGGCGGCCACCGTTCGAGGCGGCCAAGCCGCTGCAGGTGTTGTTTGCCCATGCGCATCAAGAGCCGACGGGGCCCGCCGCGATGAACGGCGACGTGCCCGACGATCTGGATCGCGTGGTGCTGCGCTGCCTGGCCAAACAGCCGGGGGATCGCTATCAAACGGCGGATGAGTTGAAGCGTGCCCTGGAGGATTGCTGCTGCGCGGGACACTGGGACAGCGCCGCGGCGGCGGCGTGGTGGCAGGAGCAAGCGGGGCGCGAGCCGGCGCTGGCAGAGGTCTGA
- the atpC gene encoding ATP synthase F1 subunit epsilon: MSDTHSAGVTTGVPDVAHARVDVLECIVVTPEATVFEHAAQFVVLPLFDGEIGIAPGHTPVIGRLGFGELRMVEAGVTTRLYIDGGFAQVLGNVVTVLTPRAVMSDKLDVAVIEEQLQSAQAKPAHSPERLALRDRAVSQARAQLRAARRAHGKQPAAH, from the coding sequence ATGTCCGACACACATTCCGCCGGAGTGACCACAGGCGTGCCTGATGTAGCTCATGCTCGAGTCGACGTCCTGGAGTGCATCGTGGTCACTCCCGAGGCCACCGTCTTCGAGCATGCCGCGCAATTCGTGGTCCTGCCGTTGTTCGACGGCGAGATCGGCATTGCCCCCGGACATACCCCCGTCATTGGGCGGTTGGGGTTTGGCGAACTGCGCATGGTCGAGGCCGGCGTCACCACCCGGCTCTACATCGATGGCGGCTTCGCGCAGGTGCTCGGCAACGTCGTGACCGTCCTCACCCCCCGCGCGGTCATGTCCGACAAGCTCGATGTGGCCGTCATCGAAGAGCAGCTTCAATCGGCGCAAGCCAAGCCGGCCCATTCGCCAGAGCGGCTCGCGCTGCGCGATCGGGCGGTCTCCCAGGCCCGCGCCCAGCTTCGCGCTGCCCGCCGCGCCCATGGCAAGCAGCCGGCCGCCCACTAG